A single window of Sander lucioperca isolate FBNREF2018 chromosome 22, SLUC_FBN_1.2, whole genome shotgun sequence DNA harbors:
- the LOC116057985 gene encoding putative nuclease HARBI1, whose translation MASPFLPNPVDISAQIVRRALRRERVFRDRQNPLDFPDTYLYERHRYSAEGITYLCELLEPHITNVTRRSHALTVPQMVCIALRFFASGTYLYAVGDAENLGKNTVCRTIRKVVLALQGYINSFIVFPGHLSTMSIKEGFYKIAGFPRVIGAMDCTHVAISTALGEHQADYVNRKSFHSLNVQMTCDHECMITSLDSKWPGSVHESMLCQRFEEGLFDGLLVGDRGYACQRFLLTPYPDPQTGPQNRFNVALSKTRVKIEMTFGILKARFNCLRRLRVSPERASQIVAACAILHNIATIRKERVPPQNQLLPDEIDPITHDHPAGAAVRDAITTQYFT comes from the exons ATGGCTTCACCTTTTCTTCCAAATCCTGTGGACATCTCAGCGCAAATTGTTAGACGAGCACTTCGTAGAGAAAGAGTTTTTAGGGACAGACAAAATCCCCTTGACTTTCCTGATACTTACTTGTATGAAAGACACAGATATTCCGCGGAAGGAATAACTTATCTTTGCGAACTTCTTGAGCCGCACATAACAAATGTGACTCGTCGAAGCCATGCACTTACTGTACCGCAAATGGTATGTATTGCATTGCGTTTCTTCGCAAGTGGTACATACTTGTATGCGGTCGGTGATGCGGAGAACCTAGGGAAAAACACGGTTTGTCGAACCATTCGCAAGGTGGTCCTCGCACTGCAGGGGTACATAAATAGCTTCATTGTGTTCCCTGGACATTTATCGACCATGTCCATAAAAGagggattttataaaattgccG GATTCCCTAGAGTCATTGGAGCAATGGACTGCACACATGTTGCAATCTCCACAGCTCTAGGAGAACATCAGGCAGATTATGTGAACAGAAAGTCCTTTCACAGCCTTAATGTTCAG ATGACTTGTGATCATGAATGCATGATCACAAGCTTGGATTCCAAATGGCCTGGCTCAGTGCACGAGTCTATGTTGTGTCAGCGCTTTGAGGAAG GGCTTTTTGATGGCCTGTTGGTAGGAGACAGGGGTTATGCATGCCAGAGGTTTTTGCTAACCCCCTATCCTGACCCTCAGACAGGGCCACAAAACCGCTTCAATGTGGCCCTCAGTAAAACCAGGGTCAAGATCGAGATGACCTTTGGCATCCTAAAGGCACGTTTCAACTGCCTTAGGCGCTTAAGAGTGTCACCAGAGCGGGCATCACAGATAGTGGCTGCATGTGCCATTCTGCACAATATAGCCACTATCAGAAAGGAGCGAGTACCACCACAAAACCAGCTACTCCCAGATGAAATTGACCCCATCACACATGACCACCCAGCTGGCGCAGCTGTCAGAGATGCAATCACAACACAATATTTTacttaa
- the LOC116058004 gene encoding microfibril-associated glycoprotein 4-like: protein MKLVSVVLLLAPLLTSCQQLVLPLDCSDIYNNDNSRPSGVYTIYPIGATSAVQVYCDMDSEGGRWTVFQRRMDGTVNFYRGWDQYKTGFGIAAGEYWLGLESLYHLTERRRYELLVDMEDFEGNKVFARYSSFSIDSESSGYTLHISGFTDRGAGDALSYHNITYRHNGQKFTTFDKDQDTSRVNCARLYLGAFWYGSCYYANPNGVYRWGADSTISGVGVQWNSWKGRNYSLKTISMKIRPVL, encoded by the exons ATGAAG ctggtttcagtcgTCCTCCTGCTGGCCCCCCTGTTGACCAGCTGCCAGCAGCTCGTTCTGCCGTTGGACTGCAGTGACATTTATAATAATGACAACAGCCGACCCAGTGGAGTGTACACCATCTATCCCATCGGAGCCACGTCTGCTGTCCAG gtgtactgTGACATGGATTCAGAAGGAGGACGGTGGACG GTGTTCCAGAGGAGGATGGACGGCACGGTGAACTTCTACAGGGGCTGGGATCAATACAAGACCGGCTTTGGTATCGCTGCTGGAGAGTACTGGCTCG gtcTGGAGTCTCTCTACCACCTGACTGAGAGGAGAAGGTACGAGCTGCTGGTGGACATGGAGGACTTTGAAGGAAACAAAGTGTTCGCTCGTTACTCCTCGTTCTCCATCGACTCTGAGTCCTCCGGATACACACTGCATATTTCTGGATTCACTGATAGAGGAGCAG gAGACGCCCTGAGTTATCACAACATCACTTATCGTCACAACGGACAGAAGTTCACCACCTTTGACAAAGACCAGGACACCTCTAGAGTTAACTGTGCCAGATTATACCTGGGGGCGTTCTGGTATGGCAGTTGTTACTATGCAAATCCAAATGGTGTTTATCGTTGGGGGGCTGACAGCACTATTTCTGGTGTTGGAGTGCAGTGGAACAGTTGGAAAGGTCGTAACTACTCCCTGAAGACCATCAGCATGAAGATCCGTCCTGTGCTGTAG